One stretch of Chiroxiphia lanceolata isolate bChiLan1 chromosome 1, bChiLan1.pri, whole genome shotgun sequence DNA includes these proteins:
- the VILL gene encoding villin-like protein codes for MTDGDTNLPTIERKLGLQIWGIENMKMVPVPEKAYGTFFEGDCYIILHTKRTSRGTAVDLHYWIGKDSSQDEQGAAAVYVTQLDNALGGSPVQHREVQGHESETFQSYFRNGIIYKKGGVASGFKHVETNMYNIKRLLHVKGKKHVSATEVALSWDSFNKGDVFLLDLGKVLIQWNGPSCSIAEKSRGLALARSIRDSERGGRAQIGIIDNEKDSPDLMQIMRMVLGERRGELRDAIPDTKADELQKANVRLYHVYEKDNDLVVQEIATRPLTQDLLQHEDCYILDQGGFKIYVWRGKASSPEEKKAAFTRAVGFIQAKGYPSSTNVEVINDGAESAMFKQLFQRWTEKNETQGLGKVYTTGKIAKVEQVKFDTTQLHARPELAAEQRMVDDASGEIEVWRIEDLQMQPVNPKTYGQFYGGDCYLVLYTYLRSGRPHYVLYMWQGRHASVDEITACALNAIELDKKYGDEAVQVQVTMGKEPRHFLAIFKGKLVIYEGGTSRAQKSAPEPAIRLFQVRGTDEVNTKATEVPARASSLNSNDVFLLTTSQVCYLWCGKGCSGDEREMAKMVADIVSRRDKHTILEGQEPAEFWEALGGKAPYASEKRFQEQITHYQPRLFECSNQTGRFIMTEVVGFCQEDLDEDDVMLLDTWEEIFLWVGKASNEYERKEAIASAKEYLKTHPAGRDLATPIILVKQGYEPLNFTGWFNAWDPYKWSDGKSYEEMKNSLGDVSAISEIKVDLNNISLNKRTLSVTNLASSSNPNASSEYKSHFNHSDSNSYSNSSNYSNSSNYSSNSSPSLMPNGEGVYSREVLMNRTVDELPEGVDPTRKEFYLSDADFHDIFGKSKEEFYQMPKWKQQNEKKQCGLF; via the exons AGCTGGGACTGCAGATATGGGGCATAGAG AATATGAAGATGGTTCCTGTACCTGAAAAGGCTTATGGGACCTTTTTTGAAGGAGACTGTTACATCATTCTGCAT aCCAAAAGAACCTCTCGTGGCACCGCTGTGGATTTGCATTACTGGATTGGGAAGGATTCCTCCCAGGATGAGCAGGGGGCTGCAGCCGTGTACGTCACCCAGCTGGACAACGCGCTCGGGGGGAGCCCTGTGCAGCACCGGGAGGTCCAGGGACACGAGTCTGAGACCTTCCAGAGCTATTTCCGCAACGGCATCAT CTACAAGAAGGGAGGAGTGGCTTCAGGATTTAAGCATGTGGAGACCAACATGTACAACATCAAGCGCCTTCTCCATGTCAAGGGGAAGAAGCACGTGTCAGCCACAGAG GTGGCGCTTTCCTGGGACAGTTTCAATAAGGGCGATGTTTTCTTGCTGGACCTTGGGAAAGTGCTGATTCAGTGGAATGGACCCAGCTGCAGCATTGCTGAGAAATCCAGG GGTCTGGCGCTGGCTCGCAGCATCAGGGACAGCGAGAGGGGCGGCCGTGCTCAGATTGGCATCATTGACAACGAGAAGGACTCCCCAGACCTGATGCAGATCATGAGGATGGTGCTGGGAGAGAGGCGTGGGGAGCTCCGAGATGCCATCCCGGACACGAAGGCGGACGAGCTGCAGAAAGCGAACGTCCGGCTCTACCA TGTCTATGAGAAGGACAACGACCTGGTGGTACAGGAGATCGCCACCCGGCCCCTGACACAGGATCTGCTCCAGCACGAG GACTGCTACATTTTAGACCAAGGTGGTTTCAAAATTTACGTCTGGAGAGGAAAAGCCTCCAgcccagaagagaaaaaagcagccTTCACCCGAGCTGTG GGTTTTATCCAAGCCAAAGGCTATCCTTCATCCACCAACGTGGAAGTGATCAATGACGGGGCAGAGTCAGCCATGTTCAAACAGCTCTTCCAGAGGTGGACGGAAAAGAACGAAACACAGGGGCTGGGAAAAGTCTACACTACTGGAAAAATTG CCAAGGTGGAGCAGGTGAAGTTTGACACCACTCAGCTCCATGCCAGGCCAGAGctggctgctgagcagaggaTGGTCGATGACGCCTCCGGGGAGATCGAG GTGTGGAGGATTGAGGACTTGCAAATGCAGCCAGTGAATCCCAAGACATACGGGCAGTTCTACGGGGGCGACTGCTACCTGGTCCTGTACACCTACCTGAGATCAGGCAGGCCCCACTATGTCCTCTACATGTGGCAG GGCCGCCATGCCTCCGTGGATGAAATCACTGCCTGTGCCCTCAATGCCATCGAGCTGGACAAGAAATATGGGGATGAGGCCGTGCAGGTGCAGGTGACGATGGGCAAGGAGCCCAGACACTTCCTGGCCATCTTCAAGGGCAAGCTGGTCATCTACGAG GGTGGCACCAGCCGGGCTCAGAAAAGCGCTCCCGAGCCAGCGATCCGCCTCTTCCAGGTGAGGGGCACGGATGAGGTGAACACAAAGGCCACGGAGGTGCCAGCCAGAGCCTCCTCCCTCAACTCCAACGATGTCTTCCTGCTGACCACCAGCCAAGTCTGCTACCTGTGGTGTGGGAAG GGATGCAGCGGAGATGAGCGGGAGATGGCAAAGATGGTAGCTGACATCGTTTCCAGACGGGACAAGCACACCATTTTGGAAGGACAAGAGCCAGCAGAGTTCTGGGAAGCTCTGGGAGGCAAAGCACCTTATGCCAGTGAAAAGAG GTTCCAAGAGCAGATCACACACTACCAGCCTCGCCTCTTCGAGTGCTCCAACCAGACGGGCCGGTTCATCATGACGGAGGTGGTGGGCTTCTGCCAGGAGGACCTGGATGAAGATGATGTCATGCTGCTGGACACATGGGAAGAG ATTTTCCTTTGGGTTGGCAAAGCCTCCAACGAATACGAGAGGAAGGAGGCCATTGCCTCAGCTAAGGAGTATCTCAAGACCCATCCGGCAGGGAGAGACTTGGCAACCCCGATAATCCTGGTGAAGCAGGGCTACGAACCCCTCAACTTCACAGGGTGGTTCAACGCTTGGGACCCCTACAAATGGAGC GATGgcaagtcctatgaggagatGAAGAACAGCTTGGGAGACGTGTCAGCTATATCCGAGATCAAAGTG GACCTTAACAACATCAGCCTGAACAAGAGGACCCTCAGCGTGACCAACTTGGCCAGTTCAAGCAATCCAAATGCTTCCTCGGAGTATAAATCCCACTTCAACCACAGTGACAGCAACAGctacagcaacagcagcaactacagcaacagcagcaactacagcagcaacagcagcccTTCCCTGATGCCCAATGGTGAAGGAGTTTACTCCCGAGAGGTGCTGATGAACAGGACGGTGGATGAACTTCCAGAGGGCGTGGATCCCACTAGAAAAGAG TTCTATCTCTCCGATGCCGATTTCCACGATATCTTTGGGAAGTCCAAGGAGGAGTTCTACCAGATGCCCAAATGGAAGCAGCAGAACGAGAAGAAACAGTGTGGACTCTTCTGA